The genomic window tttcaaGTAATCGAACTGCATCCACACGAGTCTCCCTGCTAATGCAAGGTGGAATTCACAGAGTTCACTCAGTGAGAAAAGACTGTATTGTTCACAACAATAGCAACTAGAGGAAGCTTTGATTCCTCACATATATGAGGCTTGCCTGAACCAAGCTCACCAGCTTCTCTAGCTTTTACTTAATCCTTCATTCATCCTCCCCTATTTCTCTAATTCCAATAATTTTCACAGTTTGTTCGCAGACTAGATTTTTAGGCAGTTTAACAGttcatagaaaaacaaaagaTCACCACTAGTATTATAAGAGGGGAAAAGTATCCTATTGTATTTAAAAGAAATGCCTGCTTAGATGGAATCAAGTACCTTCTGGAAGTTCAGGCTGTTCAAATGGGGTACATAGAGACTTAGCTGCTCCCATCTCACCCTTTGTTCGAGCTTTAACATCTTTCTCCACCTCCTATATATACAAAACATAAAACGTCATTTAAGAACATTAGTAACATATGCCTGGAGAGATTTAAATATGATCCAACTCATGTTGGTGCCTAACAAAATACTTCATATTAATGATGCAATTCTGAGATAAAGGATAAGACATAAGCATTAAAACAACACCGATTAAATATCATGATCCCTGCAAATAATAAGGATTCTGCAAATTCAAGTCATACCTCCTCATTACACCAAGGAGCTAAGATCAGTTTCTTTTGCCCGAGAGCTTTTATAAACTCATCCCAAGTTTTTACAACTTCAATGCAGGCATCTCTTTTTTGTTTTGCCACATCAAATAGGTTCTGTTGAATCTTTTCCAACATTCCTTTTACTTGTTCAACCAAAAAGACTCTAGAGATATCAGTCTTTTCTCCATTGTCACGGCGAACTGCACGCACCtgtcaaataaaacacattttggtTAAATAATAGGAAACTAATACGCAAAAGAATAGAAGGAAAGCAGCAATGAGAAAAAGGGGTGGGGATTCACCTGATTATTTGCCAAGTCTCGAGGTCCTATTTCAATCCTTAGTGGAACACCTTTCATTTCCCAGTTTGAGTACTTCCAACCAGGTGAGTAGTTCTCTCTAAGATCAGCTTCAGCACGAATACCAGCATCAGAGAGGATTGCCACAGTGGCAGCACAGGCATCAAAGATACCTTGAGTATCTGCATCTTTGTAGGGCACAGGAATCACAATAACTTGCAAAGCTGCTACTTTTGGAGGCAGCACTAAGCCTTTGTTATCCCCATGAACCATCACCATTACCCCaatctgaaaaaaaaaggaaaaagaaaaacagcAGGATAACAAATAAGCAGAATAGCAAGAATAAGGAGGGAAGAATTAAAGAGAATTATGAGTGGTTAGGGATTCTTTTGACTAGCAAGTCTGTGCGATcacctaaaacaacaaaatatacATGACAGGTTGGTATCACAAGGAACTTGAATTAATAAATGCTAAGACCACTCAAAGTAAAGGGAAAAGTGTTTTACCGTTCGAGTGCTATATGCCCAGGAATTCTGCCAGACCATAGACTTTTCCCCCTTTTCATTTTCAAAGTTTATCTCAAACATTTTTGCGAAGTTTTGGCCCAAACAATGGGAGGTTGCACCTTGAATACCACGGCCAGTGTTTGGAATAAATGCCTATCATGATATGATCAGGTCAAAAGCTCCTCACTTTAGATTAAAGCACACTGATCAAGCAGACAATTTATTATTGATTATAACTAGTCCAAATTGTTATTACATGCATGCTTATACTATACCTCAACGCTGGTTGTGTAAAGTCCACCAGCAAACTTCTCCAGTTCACTCTTCCTGCCTTTCGTAACAGGAATTGCCAAGAATTCTTCATATATACGTCGGTATAGCTCCAATATTTGAAGAACCTGATGTATAACAAAAGTTTAGATAGATTTAAAGTGATCCAGTGGATATGCTTACCACTGTTGGTTAATAAGTCCTGTTTTTCCAGGTTTGTTAACAGCACAATATACCAAAAATGATGTGAAAATGAGAATATATTGCATGTTAGATTCTGGAGCTAAAGTCTACAATCTACAAGCACAAAGTAAATTCAacaataaaatacatataaatcagCATGTAATTTTTAGCACATCAGTCCTTCCATAATATATTCACCAAAACAATCCGTACTTGGACAGACACAAAAGGTTCTAAGGCACAGGCACATTCTTCAATGATACTTCAAAAGGCAATAAAAGTGCAACTAGTAAGAGCAATGAACTATAACCATTTGATTATTTACACATTGCAAAAACAAACaacaaaaatatattaacattattGACGATTATAAAATAACATCTCATGTGAACTTTCTGAAATgcttacttaaatacttaattCAGGAATTCTGAGGCAATAATGCTTTTTTAAACCAAAAGCCAGTTGTTGGTAAATGTGGAAGAATAAAGGATCAGCCATGCAATATTTCCATTCATTTTCCCCTTTATTTATCGTCTCTCTTCCAGATTGAATTGGGAAGGTCAAAGTAAATGGAAATCTTGCATGGCTGATTACAACCAAGCCCATCGGACTCCAACAGCACAATGCACAAACTTTACCTCTCTTAAGTTTAAATACTTCtcaaaagtaaaaattttaagaCTGCTACCTCAGTGTCTGCCTCTTCCTTGGTTGCGAAGGCAGTATGCCCTTCCTGCCATAGAAATTCACGACTCCTACAATCAAGCATCAAGTTAGCAGTGCAAAATCCATtctcaaatattttaaataaaaattctagCTTGCCATTGAAAGAATAGAGTAATTAATCTACACATCTGTGAACATTAATAACTAATGCTAAGAAAATTGACCCAATATTAGAAAATTATCTGAAAACTAGCATCTCATTACATGTATGGGATAATCCATCAGGTGGAATGGGCAGGGGGAAAGGAAGTACGATCAAAATGGAAGAGCTAAAGTAGACAACGGAGTTTAACACAAACTACCTGATAAATGGTGTGGGGTTGCTAAACTCCCATCGAACAACATTGCACCACTGGTTAAGCTTCAAAGGCAAGTCACGGTGTCCTCTGATCCACTTAGAATAGTAGGGATACATAACTGTCTCACTAGTTGGGCGGATAGCAATTGGCACCTCCAAATCAGACTCACCAGATTTTGTCACCCAAGCAACCTGATTAAATCAGGATCCTAAAAATTAGTTTCAAATGACTTCAAAAAATGATTAAAGAAAAGTAGAAACTTCAAGCTGAGGCATTTTCCACAATCACAATGTCATCATGCCAAAAAAGAACTTAGTTCTCACCTCGGGAGCAAAACCCTCTATGTGATCCTTCTCCTTTTGCAAAACACCCGGAGATACAAAAAGAGGGAAATAACAATTCTTGActttcattttcttgatttccgCATCGAAGAACGTCTACAGTTT from Gossypium hirsutum isolate 1008001.06 chromosome D12, Gossypium_hirsutum_v2.1, whole genome shotgun sequence includes these protein-coding regions:
- the LOC107945987 gene encoding proline--tRNA ligase, cytoplasmic is translated as MAGGEQKKGGGEQKKAGGGGKKKEVKKETGLGLSFTKDENFGEWYSEVVVNGEMIEYYDISGCYILRPWAMSIWENMQTFFDAEIKKMKVKNCYFPLFVSPGVLQKEKDHIEGFAPEVAWVTKSGESDLEVPIAIRPTSETVMYPYYSKWIRGHRDLPLKLNQWCNVVRWEFSNPTPFIRSREFLWQEGHTAFATKEEADTEVLQILELYRRIYEEFLAIPVTKGRKSELEKFAGGLYTTSVEAFIPNTGRGIQGATSHCLGQNFAKMFEINFENEKGEKSMVWQNSWAYSTRTIGVMVMVHGDNKGLVLPPKVAALQVIVIPVPYKDADTQGIFDACAATVAILSDAGIRAEADLRENYSPGWKYSNWEMKGVPLRIEIGPRDLANNQVRAVRRDNGEKTDISRVFLVEQVKGMLEKIQQNLFDVAKQKRDACIEVVKTWDEFIKALGQKKLILAPWCNEEEVEKDVKARTKGEMGAAKSLCTPFEQPELPEGTKCFASGKPATKWTYWGRSY